Part of the Triticum urartu cultivar G1812 chromosome 2, Tu2.1, whole genome shotgun sequence genome, TTCTACACGGTGAAAGGAAAATAACATTTCGCTGAAATATAAACAAAATTATATCGATGCAACAAAACACAGCCTGGAGAGTAATCTATAAGAATGATCTCAAAAACCGAATGGGCTATTCCAAAGTATACATTTGGTATTCTTTTTGGGAACAGAAAAATCTCTCAAGAGATGGAAGTGTCGACAAATATGAGCTATCCTCTAGAAGAGTTGATATCAATGTTGGAACTTCGCGTGTCAAATATCCCAGAGCTAGGCCACCCTCCCGTCGATACAATGGAGGGCGGCGACGTTAGGTTTTGGTTATGCCCTGAGCTGGGCGACACCACATCTGGCCCAGCGCCGGAGAGCGAGTCGGGACCGAAAGCCGGTGGTTTCGCGACTTTCTTGGACTTTGATTTGGATCCTCCTTGCACAAAAGTCCCTAGCACCACCTGCACAATGCCAAACAGGATTAGAAACTTTTTATGTTGTATGTCCGAATCTTAGCAAATGAGGTTGATCTGGATGCAGGAGCTTGGTTTCATGTCTGAATCTTAGCAGATGAGGCTGATCTGGTAGATTGCTGTTACCTGCACAGTACTGGCAGCCACCAATGCTCCACCCAGGACACCTCCAATGACATGCCTCTCCGGGCTGCAGAGCGTGACGCTGATCCCGTCGGTTTGATTTTGCTGGCCCTCGTTCAGATTGTAAGAGCCGGATAAACTCAGGATTTCATACAATCCCTACAAACATTCACATCATGCAGGGTTACTTATAAGTCTCAGGTGCATCACTCCTTTGATATGCATATAGGATGGTCGCTTACCTCGTAAATGGCAGGGTTATTGTAGGAAGGAGGATGATCTGCCGGGTGGCGCAGGACGGCCCTGGAGACGGACCCCATCGCTGAGAGCACGCACACCGCCCTCGGTGACTGGCTCGCGAATGCCGAGATCTTCCCTGCGACGTCCTGTCAAGGCAATTGATATGATTCTGTCTGTCAGTTCATCAGGTGCAGCAGGGTAACCGAGGAATAGAATAGAAGAATTTAGGTGGCATTGTCTCAGTTTTGCATTGCGTGCATACCTCTGAAGGAGATGCTGTGATGATGTGGGGAGTAAAGCTCGTTCCAGCTGAACCAGGGAACGCATTGCCTGGACAAAATAACAACTTTCAGCAATTAATTTTATTCGTTGTGGTTTCAGTGAACTGCAGACTATGCTGTGACAGTTGAAGGTTTTTTTTGCTATGTCTCCAGCCCAAATCAGACTTCAGAGTGTCAGAAAAACTTTGCATAAAAACTAGCAGCATTCTAAAACAAATGATTTCTAAGATGGCAGCAACTGATAAGCAAATTGAGCTAATGACACTGTTAAAATCATCAAAAATTAACATTCCTTTGCTACAGCAGGTACTGCACAGTACAGATGTTCTGTTGACAATTGGCAGGCAGTAGATTGGAATTTGATAGAAATCTGAATTAATCACCTTAAGTAGGACAGTGCATATATAAAATTCAGACTTTACAAGAAATCAATAAAATTCAGAATTGGGTGTATATATGTACTGACCGGAGGGTTTACTGCTGGGTGAGGAGAGCTTCTTCCCGGTGCCTGGCGGTCGGCCGCGCTTCTTCTTCTGGGCCGCGTCGTCGAGCCCGCCCGCCATGCCCTGCCCGGCCATCGACCCCATCCTCTGCTGAGGCGCGCCCATCATCTGATGTTGCTGCTGCTGATGATGCGCCGACGAGGAAGACGAGGACATGTGGTGCTTCATGGCGCCGTCGGGCCCGTACTTGCGCGGCCTGCCCCGCTTCCGCTTGACGGGCTCCGGCGGCGGGCTGGCCACCGGCATCGTCGTGCCCGAGCCAGAAACAGAGCCGCCCATGTTGCCGGCGTGCTGCAACATGGAGGAAGGGGACGTGGTGTTGTCCATGTTGAACTGCATGCCGGCGAGGGAGGAGGCGCCGCCGCCGATGGACTGGAGGATGGCGGTGGGGCTCATGCTCATGTTGGGCATGGGGCGGATGACGGAGTGCATCCCGGCGAGCGAGGAGGGGCTATGCtgccccccgccgccgccggtgcCGCCGAGCATGCGGaggtgctgctgctgctgctgctgctggccATAGAATGGCGGCAGGTCGGACGGTGAGATGAGGTCTTTGCCATCCATGCATGGATCActgctttcttcctcctccaaAAGCGCAGCCAGCTGCCCTCGCCCTGATCATGCACGAACACGATCGACCACCTCCCGCCGAGCGCCAAGCGAAGCTCCCTGGCTCCTCCTCCGGCGCGGACAGGCGGCGCCGGCACCACCGGAGAAAGAAGGGATGAGGAGGAGATGGGATGCGCCACCGGACGAGCAGCTGGATAgatcaggaggaggaggaggaggcaatgATGGGAGGGAGATAAGATGACGCGGTTGGCCTACATGCACGCGCAAGCGGGCAAGTAGCCGCTTGGATGTGTTTGTCAGCCAGGATGGAGGATGGGCACAGCACCACCGATGGATCCATCAccgatggatggatggatggatggatggaacgGCGGCCACCGCGCCCCCGCCCCACACAGACAGATAGATAGGCGAGACGAGGCGACACACCCGTCCCGGCGGTACCGATAAGATTTCGGTTCCGTTCCTTTCGCCCAACGAAAAGGCCGCCCGTTGCCGCCATAGCTTTCGTCGGGCGCGCGGcatcatccatccatccatccatccatccgcTGGCCTAGCgcggggtggggtggggtggcATGTCGCTACCCGCCCGCTCCATCCCAGCCCCCATTCTACAGTAGTCCGTGGAATAGCCCCGGCCCCGCCTGTCATCTGCCAAGCAACTTGCTCTGTGCTCCTCGAGAAGATATTTTTCGCCCTTGTACTTTCTGTCACAAGTAACAGTGCGCCGGAAGGCGACGCTCCCCTTCGTCGATCGCACCGCCTTGTTTCGCACaattacaaaataataataaagaATATACATACTGGAATGTTTACAAAGTCTAACTTacctaaacgctcttatatttttTTACTGAGGGAGTGTCTTAAGTGTTCAAAGGCATGGGACTAAACATAAATCAAGGTAGAGGAGAACCGCTCCGAAGACTAGACGGCCACACATGCATGCTATGCCATGTGATCAACCAGATTTTCGAACATGAATCTAGTATCACCTTGTCATTCTAAATCACAATCAGTCATTGACGATTAGATGGTGATGAACTCTTATAGAGAATGATCGCGCTAAcacccctccccctcccccttgtTGCGTCCATGCCTCCATGGTGGATTTGGAAGGAGGAGGTGCCGAGGTGGTGTTGCATGGTCCTCTTACTCTTGGGCCCGCATGACCATCCACCTAATGGGCTTCTTTCTCATGGGTTTTGAAGCTTTCTTTTTCCCTTTTATTTAGGTACGTCTTCTTTGATTTGTTGACCATGGCTAGTTTCTTAGACTTTCGGTGACTTGATTTGGCTTTGACAGTTTGCCATGTAGATTCCATGTAGGACTAAGCAGTATCTCATAGGTAGGATAGTTATTCTTGCAGTATCAATGTTCATTTGATCGAGACTGGTAGCGTTTGACCGGTTAATTTCTTTATGGGTGTAAGTAGCAAAACAACCGTTTAGACCAAGCAAAAGCAACAATACAAGCATTTTTTTTTGctgttttttaaaaaaaaagcATATGGGCCCCTAATTTACactcatgatacatcaagataATCGAGAATTGCAAGGTGCGAGTTCCATCAAAGATCATCTCCCCCTTGTGTTAGGTCAATAACAACAAAGGTGGTGGAGTAGCTTCTTTCACACCACTAATTTCTAGTCGTTCAAGTCCCAACGAAATGAAACTTCTAGCGGGGAATTATAGAACATTTGTTTCGTGCGATATTGAACATGTTGTTGAATTAATTGGTTATGAtgatggggaacgttgcagaaaacaaaaattttcctacggtttcaccaagatccatctaggagttcatctagcaatgagtgatcggattgcatctacataccttagtagatcacgcgcggaagcgtttcaaagaacggggatgaggaaggcgtactcgacgtgatccaaatcaccggagatcctagcgccgaatggacggcaccttcgcgttcaacacacgtacggtcagcgtaacgtctcctccttcttgatccagcaagggggaaggagaggttgaggaagatggctccggcagcagcacgacggcgtggtggtgatggagctgcagtactccggcagggcttcgctaagctctatggaggaggaggaggtgttggagagggagagggaggcaccaaaggcgtggggtgagaagtcctccatctccccactatatatataggggggcctaggggggcgccggccctaggagatccaatctcctagggggggcgacggccaagggagaaatccctcctccccaaggcacctaggaggtgccttccccctttgggactcttcccttcttgaaccctaggcgcatgggcctcttggggctggtgcccttggcccatataggccaaggcgcaccccctacagcccatgtgcccccccggggcaggtggccccacccggcggacccccgggacccttccggtggtcccggtacaataccggtgaccccgaaacttgtcccgatgcccgaaatagcacttcctatatataattctttacctccggaccattccggaactcctcaacgtccgggatctcatccgggactccgaacaacattcgggttactgcatatacatatccctacaaccctagcgtcaccgaaccttaagtgtgtagaccctacgggttcgggagacatgtagacatgaccgagacggctctccggtcagtaaccaacagcgggatctggatacccatgttggctcccacatgctcctcaatgatctcatcggatgaaccacgatgtcgaggattcacgtaaccccatatacaattccctttgtcaatcggtatgctacttgcccgagattcgatcggcGGTATCctaatacctcgttcaatctcgttaccggcaagtcactttacccgtaccgtaatgcatgatcccgtgaccagacacttggtcactttgagctcattatgatgatgcattaccgagtgggcccagtgatacctctccgtcatatggagtgacaaatcccagtcttgatccgtgtcaacccaatagtcactttcggagatacccgtagtatacctttatagtcacccagttacgttgtgacgtttggtatacccaaagcactcctacggtatccgggagttacacgatctcatggtctaaggaaaggatacttgacattggaaaactctagcaaacgaactatacgatcttgtgctatgtttaggattgggtcttgtccatcacatcattctcctaatgatgtgatctcttatcaatgacatccaatgtccatagtcaggaaaccatgactatctgttgatcaacgagctagtcaactagaggcttactagggacatgttggtgtctattattcacacatgtattacgatttccgtataacacaattatagcatgaataaaggacaattatcatgaacaaggaaatataataataatgcttttattattgcctctagggcatatttccaacagtctcccacttgcactagagtcaatagtctagttacattgtgatgaatcgaacacccatggaattctggtgttgatcatgttttgctctagggagaggtttagtcaacggatctgctatattcaggtccgtatgtactttacaaatatctatgtctccatcttgaacattttcacgaatggagttgaagcgacgcttgatgtgccttgtcttcttgtgaaacctgggctccttggcaagtgcaatagctccagtgttgtcacagaagagcttgatcggccccgacgcattgggtatgactcctaggtcggtgatgaactccttcacccaaattgcttcatgcgctgcctccgaggctgccatgtactctgcttcacatgtagatcccgccacgacgctctgcttgcaactgcaccagcttactgccccaccattcaaaatgtacacgtatctggtttgtgacttggagtcatccagatctgtgtcgaagctagcgtcgacgtaaccttttacgacgagctcttcgtcacctccataaacgagaaacatttccttagtccttttcaggtacttcaggatattcttgaccgctgtccagtgttccttgccgggattactttggtaccttcctaccaaacttacggctaggtttacatcaggtctggtacacagcatggcatacatgatagaacatatggctgaggcataggggatgacactcatctcttctatatcttctgccgtggtcggacattgagctgagctcaatttcacaccttgtaacacaggtaagaaccccttcttagactgatccatattgaaattcttcaatatcttatcaaggtatgtgctttgtgaaagacctatgaggcgtctcgatctatctctatagatcttgatgcctaatatataagcagcttctccaaggtccttcattgaaaaactcttattcaagtaggccttaatgctgtccaagagttctatatcatttcccatcaaaagtatgtcatctacatataatatgagaaatgctacagagctcccactcactttcttgtaaacacaggcttctccataagtctgcataaacccaaacgctttgatcatctcatcaaagcgaatgttccaactccgagatgcttgcaccagcccataaatcgagcgt contains:
- the LOC125540393 gene encoding AT-hook motif nuclear-localized protein 9-like, which gives rise to MDGKDLISPSDLPPFYGQQQQQQQHLRMLGGTGGGGGQHSPSSLAGMHSVIRPMPNMSMSPTAILQSIGGGASSLAGMQFNMDNTTSPSSMLQHAGNMGGSVSGSGTTMPVASPPPEPVKRKRGRPRKYGPDGAMKHHMSSSSSSAHHQQQQHQMMGAPQQRMGSMAGQGMAGGLDDAAQKKKRGRPPGTGKKLSSPSSKPSGNAFPGSAGTSFTPHIITASPSEDVAGKISAFASQSPRAVCVLSAMGSVSRAVLRHPADHPPSYNNPAIYEGLYEILSLSGSYNLNEGQQNQTDGISVTLCSPERHVIGGVLGGALVAASTVQVVLGTFVQGGSKSKSKKVAKPPAFGPDSLSGAGPDVVSPSSGHNQNLTSPPSIVSTGGWPSSGIFDTRSSNIDINSSRG